One genomic region from Curtobacterium sp. 9128 encodes:
- a CDS encoding glucose 1-dehydrogenase gives MSEFEGKVAIVTGGGSGIGESIAKELATAGAKVVVTDIKLDAAQRVVGEIEQAGGTATAFEANSAVAADNERAVQFAVDTYGALHLAVNNAGIGAAPQKIGEYDIAAWDRVRAVDLDGVFYGLRYEIPAMLASGGGSIVNMASVLGTVGIAQNAAYVASKHALAGLTKVAALEYSAQGVRTNAVGPGFIDTPLLRNAMTPEAISALEEEHATKRLGTDAEVAALVLFLLSDKASFITGSYHLVDGGYSAH, from the coding sequence ATGTCCGAGTTCGAGGGCAAGGTCGCCATCGTCACCGGTGGTGGCAGCGGTATCGGCGAGTCCATCGCGAAGGAGCTCGCCACCGCGGGCGCGAAGGTCGTCGTCACCGACATCAAGCTCGACGCAGCACAGCGGGTCGTCGGGGAGATCGAGCAGGCCGGTGGGACCGCCACCGCGTTCGAGGCGAACTCGGCCGTCGCCGCCGACAACGAGCGCGCCGTCCAGTTCGCGGTCGACACGTACGGCGCGCTGCACCTCGCCGTGAACAACGCCGGCATCGGCGCCGCCCCGCAGAAGATCGGCGAGTACGACATCGCCGCGTGGGACCGCGTCCGTGCCGTGGACCTGGACGGTGTCTTCTACGGGCTCCGCTACGAGATCCCGGCGATGCTGGCCTCCGGCGGCGGCTCGATCGTCAACATGGCGTCCGTGCTCGGCACCGTCGGCATCGCGCAGAACGCGGCCTACGTCGCGTCGAAGCACGCGCTCGCCGGGCTCACCAAGGTCGCCGCGCTCGAGTACTCGGCCCAGGGTGTCCGCACGAACGCGGTCGGCCCCGGCTTCATCGACACCCCGCTGCTGCGGAACGCGATGACCCCGGAGGCGATCAGCGCCCTCGAGGAGGAGCACGCCACGAAGCGCCTCGGCACCGACGCCGAGGTCGCAGCGCTGGTCCTGTTCCTGCTGAGCGACAAGGCCTCGTTCATCACCGGCAGCTACCACCTGGTCGACGGCGGCTACTCCGCCCACTGA
- a CDS encoding acetamidase/formamidase family protein, which yields MTAHRIDASLDTAIDVFTAERHPVLRVAPGDTATIRTLSAAGYTERQQHAGDHPPTLIDGRRGHCLVGPIAVEGARPGQVLTVRFDDLVPDDWGYTGSGGVDTPVNRALGLTQERGPLLWDIDAGTGVARNQLGLGVRTAPFLGVVGVPPEPTGEHSTIPPRPLGGGNIDCRELVAGSTLYLPVTVPDALLFVGDGHAAQGDGEVSGTAIECGMTATVTLSLLDEAPVDGIHADTPAGRITFGFDADLNAATTTALDRMVDWIAGLHGITRSEALAMASVAVSMRVTQVANRTWGVHALLPHDAITA from the coding sequence GTGACCGCCCATCGCATCGACGCCTCGCTCGACACCGCCATCGACGTCTTCACCGCCGAACGGCATCCGGTGCTCCGCGTCGCGCCCGGAGACACCGCGACGATCCGCACACTGAGCGCGGCGGGCTACACGGAGCGCCAACAGCACGCGGGCGACCACCCGCCGACGCTCATCGACGGACGGCGAGGGCACTGCCTGGTCGGCCCGATCGCCGTCGAGGGTGCCCGGCCGGGACAGGTCCTCACCGTGCGGTTCGACGACCTCGTCCCGGACGACTGGGGCTACACGGGCTCCGGCGGCGTGGACACACCCGTCAACCGGGCGCTCGGTCTGACCCAGGAGCGCGGCCCACTCCTCTGGGACATCGACGCCGGCACGGGTGTCGCCCGCAACCAACTCGGTCTCGGCGTCCGGACGGCGCCGTTCCTCGGGGTCGTCGGCGTCCCGCCGGAACCGACGGGTGAGCACTCGACCATCCCACCGCGACCGCTGGGCGGCGGGAACATCGACTGCCGCGAACTCGTCGCCGGGTCGACCCTGTACCTCCCGGTCACGGTTCCGGACGCGCTGCTCTTCGTCGGCGACGGACACGCGGCCCAGGGCGACGGCGAGGTCTCCGGCACGGCGATCGAGTGCGGCATGACGGCGACGGTGACGCTGTCGCTCCTCGACGAGGCTCCGGTCGACGGCATCCACGCCGACACCCCTGCCGGGCGCATCACGTTCGGCTTCGACGCCGACCTGAACGCCGCGACGACGACCGCCCTCGACCGGATGGTCGACTGGATCGCCGGCCTGCACGGCATCACCCGCTCCGAGGCGCTCGCGATGGCCAGCGTCGCGGTGAGCATGCGCGTCACCCAGGTCGCGAACCGGACGTGGGGAGTGCACGCCCTGCTCCCCCACGACGCGATCACGGCCTGA
- a CDS encoding inorganic phosphate transporter, whose amino-acid sequence MDVLVIVVLVIVVALVFDFTNGFHDTANAMATSVATGALKPRTAVLISAVLNIVGAFLSTEVAKTVSQGIIREGQDGIHISPTMIFAGLVGAVLWNLATWYFGLPSSSTHALFGGLIGASIIGAGLNSVDWATVVSKVVLPALLSPVIAGVIALVATYLAYALTKNATTHGAATGFRHGQTISASLVSLAHGTNDAQKTMGVITLTLIAANYQDAGTGPALWVILACGLAIGLGTYMGGWRIMQTVGKKISDVQSPQGFAAETSSAATILVSSHLGFALSTTHVTSGSVIGSGLGKKLADVHWNVVSRIVVAWVITLPAAAVVGALATWLASTSVIGLIAVAVLALAAGLTFSTLAKRRPVSHEDITTDETEREPVEAKG is encoded by the coding sequence ATGGACGTCCTCGTCATCGTCGTGCTCGTGATCGTGGTCGCGCTCGTGTTCGACTTCACGAACGGGTTCCACGACACCGCCAACGCCATGGCCACGTCGGTCGCCACGGGTGCACTCAAGCCCCGGACCGCCGTGCTCATCTCCGCCGTGCTCAACATCGTCGGCGCGTTCCTGTCCACCGAGGTCGCCAAGACCGTCTCGCAGGGCATCATCCGCGAGGGACAGGACGGCATCCACATCTCGCCGACGATGATCTTCGCCGGGCTGGTCGGCGCCGTCCTCTGGAACCTGGCCACCTGGTACTTCGGGCTGCCGTCGTCCTCGACGCACGCGCTGTTCGGCGGGCTCATCGGGGCGTCGATCATCGGCGCCGGCCTGAACTCGGTGGACTGGGCGACCGTCGTGTCGAAGGTCGTGCTGCCCGCGCTGCTCTCCCCCGTGATCGCCGGCGTCATCGCCCTGGTCGCGACCTACTTGGCGTACGCCCTCACGAAGAACGCCACGACGCACGGCGCTGCGACGGGGTTCCGACACGGCCAGACGATCTCGGCCTCGCTGGTGTCCCTGGCGCACGGCACGAACGACGCGCAGAAGACGATGGGCGTCATCACGCTGACCCTCATCGCCGCGAACTACCAGGACGCCGGCACCGGACCAGCGCTCTGGGTGATCCTGGCGTGCGGCCTCGCGATCGGCCTGGGCACCTACATGGGCGGGTGGCGCATCATGCAGACCGTCGGCAAGAAGATCTCCGACGTGCAGTCCCCGCAGGGCTTCGCCGCGGAGACCAGCTCGGCCGCGACCATCCTGGTGTCCTCCCACCTCGGGTTCGCGCTCTCCACCACGCACGTCACGAGCGGCTCGGTGATCGGCTCCGGGCTCGGCAAGAAGCTCGCGGACGTGCACTGGAACGTGGTGAGCCGGATCGTCGTCGCGTGGGTGATCACGCTCCCGGCTGCAGCGGTCGTCGGGGCGCTCGCGACCTGGCTCGCGTCCACGTCGGTGATCGGGCTGATCGCCGTCGCCGTCCTGGCGCTCGCGGCCGGGCTCACCTTCTCCACCTTGGCGAAGCGCCGGCCGGTCTCGCACGAGGACATCACGACGGACGAGACCGAGCGCGAGCCGGTCGAGGCCAAGGGCTGA
- a CDS encoding alpha/beta hydrolase, translated as MPTFSAARGDSSFVDAHGVEIVYSTWRAGRPKGIVQIAHGVGEHSLRYERLAQELVRAGWTVVANDHRGHGRTGLGQWDGDHAKLGRLGVGGLRAAIDVVEQMTSVARQETPGVPLVLFGQSWGSLMAQRILNTSSESYDGVVLSATAYRLPGWMNGGDLNKRHAALGPTRFEWLSRDRAVADAFDADPLTVDADVMGLFGLPDTLRLLGVPRRGIPHDVPVLLQVGSDDSLGGPRSVEKLAAAYRRRGGLTDVVVRVYEGARHEIYNETNRDEVVADLVAWLGRVAR; from the coding sequence GTGCCCACGTTCTCTGCCGCCCGCGGCGACTCCTCGTTCGTCGACGCGCACGGTGTCGAGATCGTCTACTCGACCTGGCGCGCCGGGCGGCCGAAGGGGATCGTGCAGATCGCCCACGGCGTCGGTGAGCACTCGCTCCGGTACGAGCGGCTCGCGCAGGAGCTCGTCCGTGCCGGCTGGACGGTCGTCGCGAACGACCACCGCGGTCACGGTCGGACCGGGCTCGGGCAGTGGGACGGCGACCACGCGAAGCTCGGCAGGCTCGGCGTCGGCGGGCTCCGGGCCGCGATCGACGTCGTCGAGCAGATGACCTCCGTGGCGCGGCAGGAGACCCCCGGTGTCCCGCTCGTGCTGTTCGGGCAGTCGTGGGGGTCGCTGATGGCGCAGCGCATCCTGAACACCTCGAGCGAGTCGTACGACGGCGTCGTGCTGTCGGCCACCGCGTACCGCCTGCCCGGGTGGATGAACGGCGGCGACCTCAACAAGCGGCACGCCGCGCTCGGTCCGACCCGGTTCGAGTGGCTCAGCCGGGACCGGGCGGTGGCCGACGCGTTCGACGCGGACCCGCTCACGGTCGATGCCGACGTGATGGGGCTGTTCGGGCTGCCGGACACGCTGCGTCTGCTCGGGGTGCCGCGCCGGGGGATCCCGCACGACGTCCCCGTGTTGCTGCAGGTCGGGTCCGACGACAGCCTCGGTGGTCCGCGCTCCGTCGAGAAGCTGGCAGCCGCGTACCGCCGTCGCGGCGGGCTGACCGACGTGGTGGTGCGGGTCTACGAGGGCGCTCGGCACGAGATCTACAACGAGACGAACCGGGACGAGGTCGTCGCGGACCTGGTCGCGTGGCTGGGGCGCGTCGCTCGCTGA
- a CDS encoding biotin/lipoate A/B protein ligase family protein produces MHGEYKVPGGKLVVVDLDVVDDTIQEFRLAGDFFLEPDDALPLIDAAVNGLPATTDAAGIAAAVRAALPADAVLLGFTPESVGVAVRRALSRASTWRDYDWQIIHEGPISPNEHLALDQVLTEEVGAGRRGPTLRIWEWDQPAVVIGSFQSLKNEVDPEGAAKYGVEVVRRISGGGAMFMDAGAIISYSLYVPTDLVQGMTFADSYAYLDEWVIEALKSLGIDAYYQPLNDITSTKGKIGGAAQKRLGTGALLHHATMSYDMDGEKMVQVLRIGREKMSDKGTTSAAKRVDPLRSQTGLSRAAIIESLIGTFTTLYGATPGAVTDAERQRAQELVESKFATKEWLQRVP; encoded by the coding sequence GTGCACGGTGAGTACAAGGTCCCAGGCGGAAAGCTCGTCGTCGTCGACCTCGACGTGGTCGACGACACCATCCAGGAGTTCCGGCTGGCGGGTGACTTCTTCCTCGAGCCGGACGACGCGCTCCCGCTGATCGACGCCGCCGTGAACGGGCTGCCTGCCACCACGGACGCCGCCGGCATCGCCGCAGCCGTCCGCGCTGCCCTGCCTGCTGATGCCGTGCTGCTCGGCTTCACGCCGGAGTCCGTCGGCGTCGCCGTCCGCCGGGCACTCTCCCGGGCGTCGACGTGGCGCGACTACGACTGGCAGATCATCCACGAGGGGCCGATCAGCCCGAACGAGCACCTCGCCCTCGACCAGGTCCTCACCGAGGAGGTGGGTGCCGGCCGACGCGGGCCGACCCTCCGCATCTGGGAGTGGGACCAGCCCGCGGTGGTCATCGGCTCCTTCCAGTCGCTGAAGAACGAGGTCGATCCCGAGGGCGCCGCGAAGTACGGCGTCGAGGTGGTCCGGCGGATCTCCGGCGGCGGCGCGATGTTCATGGACGCCGGCGCGATCATCTCGTACTCGCTGTACGTCCCGACCGACCTCGTGCAGGGCATGACGTTCGCTGACTCGTACGCGTACCTCGACGAGTGGGTGATCGAGGCGCTGAAGTCCCTCGGCATCGACGCGTACTACCAGCCGCTCAACGACATCACCTCGACCAAGGGCAAGATCGGCGGCGCCGCTCAGAAGCGGCTCGGCACCGGGGCGCTGCTGCACCACGCCACCATGAGCTACGACATGGACGGCGAGAAGATGGTCCAGGTGCTCCGCATCGGTCGCGAGAAGATGAGCGACAAGGGCACGACCTCGGCCGCCAAGCGCGTCGACCCGTTGCGGTCGCAGACGGGGTTGTCGCGGGCGGCGATCATCGAGTCCTTGATCGGGACCTTCACGACGCTCTACGGCGCGACGCCGGGAGCGGTCACGGACGCCGAACGACAGCGGGCGCAGGAGCTCGTCGAGTCGAAGTTCGCGACCAAGGAGTGGCTCCAGCGCGTCCCGTAG
- a CDS encoding GNAT family N-acetyltransferase, whose translation MALDVRNDTDQQQYSLVEDDTVIGFAAYEIADDEIRFVHTEVDPAHRGGGHASVLVQHALDDVRSGSSRRVVPQCSYVAAWIERHPDYQELTTR comes from the coding sequence ATGGCACTGGACGTCCGGAACGACACCGATCAGCAGCAGTACTCCCTGGTGGAGGACGACACCGTGATCGGGTTCGCCGCCTACGAGATCGCCGACGACGAGATCCGCTTCGTGCACACCGAGGTCGACCCCGCGCACCGGGGAGGGGGCCACGCCTCGGTCCTCGTGCAGCACGCGCTCGACGACGTCCGCTCGGGCTCCTCGCGCCGTGTCGTGCCGCAGTGCAGCTACGTCGCGGCGTGGATCGAGCGGCACCCCGACTACCAGGAGCTCACCACCCGCTGA
- a CDS encoding DNA methyltransferase yields MNRGDEAPDRVVLGDNLDALATLSDGTFTVVYLDPPFNTGRYQRRHASSAVPRADGPVMGFHGRNYERVRGDLMRFDDRFEDYWSFLEPRLLEAWRVLAQDGTLYLHLDYRESHYAKVLLDALFGRDAFLNEIIWAYDYGAKSRSRWPTKHDTILVYVKDPARYHFDSTAVDREPYMAPGLVTPEKRERGKLPTDVWWHTIVSPTGREKTGYPTQKPEGILRRIVQASSREGDWVLDFFAGSGTTGAVAGALGRRYVLVDDSPTAFEVMRKRLPGATFEVLPPATIAAGPAV; encoded by the coding sequence GTGAACAGGGGAGACGAGGCACCGGACCGGGTCGTCCTCGGCGACAACCTCGACGCCCTCGCCACCCTGTCCGACGGCACGTTCACGGTCGTCTACCTCGACCCGCCGTTCAACACCGGCCGGTACCAGCGCCGGCACGCCAGCTCAGCGGTCCCGAGGGCCGACGGACCCGTGATGGGCTTCCACGGCCGGAACTACGAACGCGTCCGCGGCGACCTGATGCGCTTCGACGACCGCTTCGAGGACTACTGGTCGTTCCTCGAGCCCCGCCTGCTCGAGGCGTGGCGGGTCCTCGCGCAGGACGGCACGCTGTACCTGCACCTGGACTACCGCGAGTCGCACTACGCGAAGGTCCTCCTCGACGCGCTGTTCGGCCGTGACGCCTTCCTCAACGAGATCATCTGGGCGTACGACTACGGCGCGAAGTCCCGCTCCCGCTGGCCGACGAAGCACGACACGATCCTGGTGTACGTGAAGGACCCGGCCCGGTACCACTTCGACTCGACGGCGGTCGACCGCGAGCCCTACATGGCACCGGGGCTCGTCACTCCGGAGAAGCGGGAGCGCGGCAAGCTCCCGACGGACGTCTGGTGGCACACGATCGTGTCGCCGACCGGCCGCGAGAAGACCGGGTACCCGACGCAGAAGCCCGAGGGGATCCTCCGGCGCATCGTGCAGGCGTCGTCGCGTGAGGGCGACTGGGTCCTCGACTTCTTCGCGGGCAGCGGCACGACGGGCGCGGTCGCCGGGGCGCTCGGCCGCCGCTACGTGCTCGTCGACGACAGCCCGACGGCGTTCGAGGTGATGCGGAAACGCCTGCCCGGCGCGACCTTCGAGGTGCTGCCCCCGGCGACGATCGCCGCGGGCCCCGCCGTGTGA
- a CDS encoding MDR family MFS transporter, with amino-acid sequence MTQTATAPAGPTTASNVVMNHRQILLVIYGLMAGMFLGALDQTIVGTAIRTIGDDLHGLDQQAWVTTGYLIASTITTPIYGKLSDIFGRRPLFLTAIGIFIVGSFAASFSTSMLMLAGFRALQGLGAGGLMSLPLAIMGDMLAPRERAKYQGYFLAVFGISSVIGPLVGGLFAGASEIVFIAGWRWVFLINVPIGIIALIMVLTFLHLPKVGERKAKPRIDWWGAALVIVTLVPLLLVAEQGRTWGWSSAGSIACYVTGAVGLIAFILVERAMKDDAILPLKLFGSRVFSMSAILSVLVGFGMFGAMLTIPLYLQIVKGVTPTESGFAMLPMVLGLMIASIASGQIISRTGNYQVFPITGTAFTAIGFTVLTFLTADRPLWFLMLGMFGIGLGLGQLMQTLTLAAQNSVSPRDIGVATSAATFFRQIGGTMGTAVLLSVLFTLMPTNITTAMQDKSDLTSALNAALTPSVANAKDNKGVMDQIWTPITDPVKQNVQDGLNKGAVQAKEAADAAVTKQVTAGVQQQVAAGALPAAQAQSVIDEQVAAAKPDAEQQALETAASKAQADVVDGTLQVDYSNASQRKNVVDEVAPTLIEQLKSGNSKADSSTSSATSDTSFLNGADKRLTRPFLVGFSSSAVTVYYVGLGVILIAFVLTWFFRVPPLRKTSALQEQADTARAAAAGNDPDRHAVDAQGAATNTGSLVSPDSGRMGIVPTSPDVPAQPRSARSTGTSDVSVLPDDVSTDGTRAPLPDAPTHGAHSAAAPVDEPATTTGAIRTRRAAHAAPVEAEAPTDGTDAHDASRASRPADGDHAHGRHSAE; translated from the coding sequence ATGACCCAGACGGCGACCGCTCCAGCGGGACCCACCACGGCATCCAACGTCGTGATGAACCACCGGCAGATCCTGCTGGTGATCTACGGCCTGATGGCCGGTATGTTCCTCGGCGCCCTCGACCAGACGATCGTCGGCACCGCCATCCGCACCATCGGCGACGACCTGCACGGGCTCGACCAGCAGGCCTGGGTCACGACGGGGTACCTGATCGCCTCGACGATCACGACGCCGATCTACGGCAAGCTCTCCGACATCTTCGGGCGGCGTCCGCTGTTCCTCACCGCGATCGGCATCTTCATCGTCGGGTCCTTCGCCGCGTCGTTCTCGACCTCGATGCTCATGCTCGCCGGGTTCCGCGCGCTGCAGGGCCTCGGCGCCGGAGGTCTGATGTCGCTGCCGCTCGCGATCATGGGCGACATGCTCGCCCCCCGCGAGCGCGCCAAGTACCAGGGCTACTTCCTCGCGGTGTTCGGCATCTCGAGCGTCATCGGGCCGCTCGTCGGTGGCCTCTTCGCCGGCGCGAGCGAGATCGTGTTCATCGCCGGCTGGCGCTGGGTCTTCCTGATCAACGTGCCGATCGGCATCATCGCGCTGATCATGGTGCTGACGTTCCTGCACCTGCCGAAGGTCGGCGAGCGGAAGGCCAAGCCGCGCATCGACTGGTGGGGTGCCGCGCTCGTCATCGTGACGCTCGTGCCGCTGCTGCTCGTCGCCGAGCAGGGCCGCACCTGGGGCTGGAGCTCGGCCGGTTCGATCGCCTGCTACGTGACCGGCGCCGTCGGACTCATCGCGTTCATCCTGGTCGAGCGCGCCATGAAGGACGACGCGATCCTGCCGCTCAAGCTCTTCGGCTCGCGGGTGTTCTCGATGTCCGCGATCCTGTCCGTGCTCGTCGGCTTCGGGATGTTCGGCGCGATGCTGACGATCCCGCTGTACCTGCAGATCGTGAAGGGCGTCACCCCGACCGAGTCCGGCTTCGCGATGCTGCCGATGGTCCTCGGCCTGATGATCGCGTCGATCGCCTCGGGTCAGATCATCTCCAGGACCGGCAACTACCAGGTCTTCCCGATCACCGGGACGGCGTTCACCGCGATCGGGTTCACCGTCCTGACGTTCCTCACCGCCGACCGCCCGCTGTGGTTCCTGATGCTCGGCATGTTCGGCATCGGCCTCGGGCTCGGGCAGCTCATGCAGACGCTGACCCTGGCCGCGCAGAACTCGGTGTCCCCTCGGGACATCGGTGTCGCCACCAGCGCCGCGACCTTCTTCCGCCAGATCGGCGGCACGATGGGCACCGCAGTGCTCCTCTCCGTGCTGTTCACCCTGATGCCGACGAACATCACGACGGCGATGCAGGACAAGTCCGACCTCACGAGCGCCCTGAACGCCGCCCTCACCCCGTCCGTGGCGAACGCCAAGGACAACAAGGGCGTGATGGACCAGATCTGGACGCCGATCACCGACCCGGTGAAGCAGAACGTGCAGGACGGCCTGAACAAGGGCGCCGTGCAGGCGAAGGAAGCCGCCGACGCCGCCGTCACGAAGCAGGTCACCGCGGGCGTCCAACAGCAGGTCGCCGCCGGTGCGCTCCCCGCCGCACAGGCGCAGTCGGTTATCGACGAGCAGGTCGCGGCCGCGAAGCCGGACGCCGAACAGCAGGCGCTCGAGACCGCTGCGTCGAAGGCCCAGGCCGACGTCGTCGACGGCACGCTGCAGGTCGACTACTCGAACGCGTCGCAGCGGAAGAACGTCGTCGACGAGGTCGCCCCGACGCTCATCGAGCAGCTCAAGAGCGGCAACTCGAAGGCCGACTCCTCGACGAGCTCCGCGACGAGCGACACCTCCTTCCTCAACGGTGCCGACAAGCGGCTGACCCGGCCGTTCCTCGTCGGGTTCAGCAGCTCGGCCGTCACGGTGTACTACGTCGGCCTCGGTGTGATCCTCATCGCGTTCGTCCTGACGTGGTTCTTCCGGGTGCCGCCGCTCCGGAAGACGTCGGCGCTGCAGGAGCAGGCGGACACCGCCCGGGCCGCAGCTGCGGGCAACGACCCCGATCGCCACGCCGTCGACGCGCAGGGCGCCGCGACGAACACCGGATCGCTCGTGTCCCCCGACTCCGGGCGGATGGGGATCGTCCCCACCTCACCCGACGTCCCGGCGCAGCCGCGCTCGGCCCGGTCCACCGGGACGTCCGACGTGTCGGTGCTGCCGGACGACGTGTCGACCGACGGCACCCGCGCCCCGCTGCCGGACGCGCCGACGCACGGCGCGCACTCGGCCGCTGCGCCGGTGGACGAGCCCGCCACGACCACCGGTGCCATCCGCACCCGCCGTGCCGCGCACGCTGCACCCGTGGAGGCCGAGGCCCCGACGGACGGGACGGACGCGCACGACGCGAGCCGGGCCTCCCGTCCGGCCGACGGCGACCACGCGCACGGCCGGCACTCGGCCGAGTAG
- a CDS encoding alpha/beta hydrolase, with the protein MSTPDGITVRPTSVGGSRPAVIVLPGGGYEEHGRASSEPMADWYAGIGLHAFLFRYPLRTPETVGPLHPAPIDATRAVFTWLRSGRAGADTGLDIDTERIGVVGSSAGGHLAASLANGIDDPAADRPAFCVLNYPVISMEHPTRPRPMLGLLGDDPPWRTRRELSMETRVDERTPPTFVWTTADDRIVRASNALSYADALVRSEVDVEVHVFPHGRHGLGTAVREPHTSQWTRLCEDWLRYQRVLTDTPPNC; encoded by the coding sequence ATGAGCACGCCCGACGGCATCACGGTACGCCCGACCTCCGTCGGCGGTTCCCGTCCGGCCGTGATCGTCCTCCCGGGTGGCGGCTACGAGGAACACGGGCGGGCGAGTTCCGAACCGATGGCGGACTGGTACGCCGGCATCGGCCTGCACGCGTTCCTGTTCCGCTACCCGCTCCGCACACCAGAGACCGTCGGCCCGTTGCACCCGGCCCCGATCGACGCGACCCGCGCGGTGTTCACGTGGCTCCGCTCGGGACGGGCCGGCGCGGACACCGGACTCGACATCGACACGGAGCGCATCGGCGTCGTCGGGTCGAGCGCCGGCGGGCACCTGGCGGCCTCGCTCGCGAACGGCATCGACGACCCCGCTGCCGACCGGCCGGCGTTCTGCGTCCTGAACTACCCGGTGATCTCGATGGAGCACCCGACGCGGCCGCGTCCGATGCTCGGGCTCCTCGGCGATGACCCGCCGTGGCGGACGCGCCGCGAGCTCTCGATGGAGACGCGGGTCGACGAGCGCACGCCGCCGACGTTCGTCTGGACGACGGCGGATGACCGGATCGTGCGCGCGTCGAACGCGCTGTCCTACGCGGACGCGCTGGTCCGGAGTGAGGTGGACGTCGAGGTGCACGTGTTCCCGCACGGCCGGCACGGACTCGGCACCGCCGTGCGCGAACCGCACACGTCCCAGTGGACCCGGCTCTGCGAGGACTGGCTGCGGTACCAGCGCGTGCTGACCGACACGCCGCCGAACTGCTGA
- the pgm gene encoding phosphoglucomutase (alpha-D-glucose-1,6-bisphosphate-dependent), whose translation MNDRAGTPATADDLVDLDALIAAYYERVPDVSIAEQKVVFGTSGHRGSSLDTAFNDTHIAAITQAIVEYRQSQGTDGPLFIGRDTHALSGPAERTALEVLAANDVHVLADSENGYVPTPALSHAIIRYNRAGNPDTADGIVITPSHNPPRDGGFKYNPPHGGPADSDATSWIANRANAIIEGGNAEVKRTEHATPDRYDFLHTYVADLENIIDIPAIKRAGVKIGADPLGGASLPYWNAIRDHYGLDLTVVNPDVDPTWSFMTLDWDGKIRMDPSSPSAMASVLAHKDEFDVLTGNDADSDRHGIVTPDGGLMNPNHYLAVAIEYLYAHRPAWREDAAIGKTLVSSSIIDRVAESLGRRLWEVPVGFKWFVPGLIDGSVAFGGEESAGASFLRTDGTAWTTDKDGIILALLASEIVAVTGKTPSQLYAELTDRFGAPVYQRVDAAASKEQKARLSKLDGDAITAETLAGDPITAKLSKAPGNDAAVGGVKVVTDKAWFAARPSGTEDVYKIYAESFVSPEHLEQVQREAKEIVDAALGA comes from the coding sequence ATGAACGACCGCGCCGGTACCCCAGCGACCGCAGACGACCTCGTCGACCTCGACGCCCTCATCGCCGCGTACTACGAGCGCGTCCCGGACGTCTCGATCGCCGAGCAGAAGGTGGTGTTCGGCACCTCGGGGCACCGCGGCTCCTCACTCGACACCGCGTTCAACGACACCCACATCGCCGCCATCACGCAGGCGATCGTCGAGTACCGGCAGTCGCAGGGCACCGACGGCCCGCTCTTCATCGGCCGCGACACCCACGCGCTCTCCGGCCCGGCCGAACGCACCGCGCTCGAGGTCCTCGCCGCGAACGACGTGCACGTCCTCGCGGACAGCGAGAACGGCTACGTGCCGACGCCGGCGCTCAGCCACGCGATCATCCGCTACAACCGCGCGGGCAACCCGGACACCGCTGACGGCATCGTCATCACGCCGAGCCACAACCCGCCCCGCGACGGCGGCTTCAAGTACAACCCCCCGCACGGCGGTCCCGCGGACAGCGACGCCACGTCGTGGATCGCGAACCGCGCGAACGCGATCATCGAGGGCGGCAACGCCGAGGTCAAGCGCACCGAGCACGCGACGCCCGACCGCTACGACTTCCTGCACACCTACGTCGCGGACCTCGAGAACATCATCGACATCCCGGCGATCAAGCGAGCCGGCGTGAAGATCGGCGCCGATCCGCTCGGCGGCGCGTCGCTGCCGTACTGGAACGCGATCCGCGACCACTACGGCCTCGACCTCACCGTCGTGAACCCCGACGTCGACCCGACCTGGTCGTTCATGACGCTCGACTGGGACGGCAAGATCCGGATGGACCCGTCGAGCCCGTCCGCGATGGCATCGGTCCTCGCGCACAAGGACGAGTTCGACGTGCTGACCGGCAACGACGCGGACTCCGACCGGCACGGCATCGTCACGCCCGACGGCGGGCTGATGAACCCGAACCACTACCTCGCCGTCGCGATCGAGTACCTCTACGCGCACCGTCCGGCCTGGCGCGAGGACGCGGCGATCGGCAAGACCCTGGTCTCGTCGAGCATCATCGACCGCGTCGCGGAGTCCCTCGGCCGTCGCCTGTGGGAGGTCCCGGTCGGCTTCAAGTGGTTCGTCCCCGGCCTGATCGACGGCTCGGTGGCCTTCGGTGGCGAGGAGTCGGCCGGCGCCTCGTTCCTCCGCACCGACGGCACCGCGTGGACGACGGACAAGGACGGCATCATCCTGGCGCTCCTGGCGTCGGAGATCGTCGCGGTCACGGGCAAGACCCCCTCGCAGCTCTACGCCGAGCTGACCGACCGCTTCGGCGCACCGGTCTACCAGCGGGTCGACGCGGCAGCCAGCAAGGAGCAGAAGGCACGGCTGTCGAAGCTCGACGGCGACGCCATCACCGCCGAGACCCTGGCGGGCGACCCGATCACCGCGAAGCTCTCGAAGGCACCGGGGAACGACGCGGCGGTCGGTGGCGTCAAGGTCGTCACGGACAAGGCGTGGTTCGCCGCGCGTCCGTCAGGAACCGAGGACGTCTACAAGATCTACGCCGAGAGCTTCGTCTCCCCGGAGCACCTGGAGCAGGTGCAGCGCGAGGCGAAGGAGATCGTCGACGCCGCCCTGGGCGCGTAG